DNA from Daphnia magna isolate NIES unplaced genomic scaffold, ASM2063170v1.1 Dm_contigs180, whole genome shotgun sequence:
TCTACTATTCCAATTGATTAAAGATGATTTATGACGGGAGTTGCTGTGCGGCAATACGGCATCTCCAGTCTGTTTGTCTCACATACTCTTACTATTATCTTCTTCATTCAACGACGATGGCAACATAGAAGTCTCGTTGGATCTTTTGCTTCGATGTTTGTGTGCAGTCGactttcctttttcaaaatcaaagttACCTGAGAAAATtgtaaataaaagaattagCACGAATAAGCAATAACAACTTTTTATTGGAAACAAATAGGCTTACCATTATCATTTGATGGTGAAGAAATTTCTGATGGGCTGTGATATCCACTTCCATCGTCACCGTTACTATCATTTGTTTCGTCCCCAGCAGCAAGATCAATAACTaaagaaagcaaaatatttcaaataTTAGGAAGATAGTTTGCGATTTCGTCGTAACATGGAACAATTCTTGTGTCAATTTAAGTTTTTGCTGGATAAGTAATGAACAAAATAATGTAATACCTGAAGTAGTAGATTTCCTTTTTCGTGAAACTTCATTTCCACTGTTGGGTGTAGAAATAGCAGTTGATTCTTCCTGGTTTTGATTTGTTGTTGGACTCGCTGTGGAAACTTTCTTGGTTTTGTTGTGTTCAGCATTTATGTGGTTAGTGAAGTTTGAGATTTGCCAGGAGGATCCTTCCTTACTTTGCTGTAACTTGTAGGTCTTGTTGCAGAAGGTGGAAGCAGATGTTTTAAATTTGCACGTAACAGTATTTCCAGCCACTCTGAACTGATTTTCACACTCcatgttctttcttttcccccaaCGTAAAATGCAGTCTTCTAGTCTCCCTTCTAGTGCTCTGATTTCTTCATTTGAAGGTTTAGGCCTACTGTTTGCCACGGATGATGTATGCTGCTGCCCTTCTGTGTGTGCCAAATCTTTGGTTGGCATTGTACGATCTGAATGTATGCATAGAAATAGTGATGTAGTAACATGTTGAGCATAACATATAAATATGCATTATAATGTCTAAAATTACCTTTTATAGTAGGAGCAGGGTCTTTAATCTTTGTCACAACTTTGAAACTAGCCTCAAGTTCTTTACTCACTTTCTGTATAACACGTAAGACCATTTTGTCACCAATAGAAAACTTAAATTTGTCAGGACATAATTTATAAATTGGGCCAAAGAGTTTTACTTTGTCTTCTTCACTCATTTTGCTTGCAATGTCAACATTTCCCATTTCTCTTACGGAGCTTTCAAGTTCTTTAATTACTTCGTCATTGATTTCGGCCATAACTCGAATGCCGACTAGATTGTTCGTGGATAGAATGTGTTTCAGATTAAGTGGGACAATAACTTGGTTTTCTTTCAGTAAACCCCAAAAGTTTTCTAATTCTTTGTCAGTTTCTTCGTCATTCATTTTTAAGCTTTAACAAAGTCCCGATTCTCAAAATCTCAATCACGATGTTTAGCAGACGGTTAAAAACATTAATTTTCGTGTTAAAACTTTacatattttatatattttttatattttttatattttttcatattttttatattttttcatatttttcatattttttccttaaaaataCGGGGGTGTACGGATATTTTTTCGAGTTGACTACCCCTCGATCAGATGttaccaaaaagaaaatgaggatCAAATGCACCGACATTTGCAAAAACTCACATTTTCAACACAATTTTAAACTGCATCTTTACCTGTACTTAAATATATCACCTATCTTTACCTACCAGTAAAAAGTGTGCCCTCAGGATTGCTTGTACATGATTTAGATATATTAGGTGATTTAGATGGTAGAAGGTGTTGCAAGGTTTTACAATTCCATCTTGAGGCTCAATGTAAGTTGCATAATTATTATATCTACTTTATAGGGACCATGAAATCGGCATACGAAAACAAGCTTCCGTCAAATCTAGATTTTTCTGACAGCTCAATCAATTATTCATTCATAGTGTTATTGCCATCATGGGTATAATGTTAACCATACTCGCTAGTCAGCTGTGAAAGAAAACGCTTTTCCACTTAACATCGATTTAAACCACAAAATATAAATTGATCTTTGCCTCAACAATGAAACTGCAGAAATGAATGACATGGAATCtggaaaaaggtaaaatgcgGACCCCGAATGCCCAAGGAGTAAACTGTGGGCTTGTAGCCGCAGGTTATCTCGCAAAGTCTTGCGGCAGTCCGTAGCATGTGATGATCAGCTGGAATTCGGAGCATGACAGCGCATGTACTGCTGTAGTGCCAGAGCTTTATTCAGTAGtagaaaatataaattttatcaatacggttttcatttatttagtTAAAATCTTCACTACTATGTTGCTTAGGTGATTTTCAATgtagttcattttttagaaTTACCCTCTACCtggtgattttttttcttcaatgaaAATCTTGGGACGAGAGCTAAGTGTCAACCACTTATTTTCTGTGCTAAATTAGCGGTATATAAGGCTTGGCATTCAAGTTTAGGTTGTGGAACAGTGTGCTCTTGTAGTTTGGAAGACATGGGCATTCGATGATGAGCGTCACTGTTCCCGCAAAGCTGAAAGACAAAGCTAAAACCGTGTTCTAGAGGAGAACGTTGTCAGGACATCAGGTTGTGTATGCCACGTCCACACAAAGTCGATGGGTTGCAAGAATAGCAGAGGCTCCCGGGCATGCAGGTCGAGAAGGAGATGGCCATCATTCGCGGTGTGATATATCATCGAGTCTGTTGCATGCTTTCGAGACATATTGCGGATGTCCTGAGGCCGAATGGACGGTTCATCAATGGTGAAGTTCTTCCAATTTCATCATGTGCTTGGTCCGTAGAAGCATAGATCTAGCGTAACAGGTTGTCGGAAGATGACACCTTTCCTTGGGTGAATACGGaaaaactaataatttttcattctcgtaatctttaaaaaacaaatttatatgattattattatgattttttttcgtcCTTTTAGTTCTAAACAAAACCAGCAATTTCTGTGCAACTGCAACGAACGGATCAAAGCCGGAACGCACAAATTTTTGTAGATTGTATTGATATACAAGTCGGACACATACAGAGTTCATTATGGTCTGTTACGAATGTTTTCATAGACGTAAGTTTTTGCCGTGATATTACCAGACCTCATTACTATCCTTGTTACTGAATGTTATGCTGATTTCTTTAACTCTTAACCTTATTTGATTGATACTATCAGATTACGTGGCCTAATTGTTAAGGTACCGGCTGCATAAGCGGGTATTGCGAGTTCCGAGTCTCGGCAAAGGTTTTTAAAATCCACAGTTATGTATATTTACGTGCTTTGTTCTCTGTAGTTTCATTGCTTGCGTGTTGTATACC
Protein-coding regions in this window:
- the LOC123467379 gene encoding uncharacterized protein LOC123467379 isoform X2 is translated as MNDEETDKELENFWGLLKENQVIVPLNLKHILSTNNLVGIRVMAEINDEVIKELESSVREMGNVDIASKMSEEDKKVSKELEASFKVVTKIKDPAPTIKDRTMPTKDLAHTEGQQHTSSVANSRPKPSNEEIRALEGRLEDCILRWGKRKNMECENQFRVAGNTVTCKFKTSASTFCNKTYKLQQSKEGSSWQISNFTNHINAEHNKTKKVSTASPTTNQNQEESTAISTPNSGNEVSRKRKSTTSVIDLAAGDETNDSNGDDGSGYHSPSEISSPSNDNGNFDFEKGKSTAHKHRSKRSNETSMLPSSLNEEDNSKSM
- the LOC123467379 gene encoding uncharacterized protein LOC123467379 isoform X1 produces the protein MNDEETDKELENFWGLLKENQVIVPLNLKHILSTNNLVGIRVMAEINDEVIKELESSVREMGNVDIASKMSEEDKVKLFGPIYKLCPDKFKFSIGDKMVLRVIQKVSKELEASFKVVTKIKDPAPTIKDRTMPTKDLAHTEGQQHTSSVANSRPKPSNEEIRALEGRLEDCILRWGKRKNMECENQFRVAGNTVTCKFKTSASTFCNKTYKLQQSKEGSSWQISNFTNHINAEHNKTKKVSTASPTTNQNQEESTAISTPNSGNEVSRKRKSTTSVIDLAAGDETNDSNGDDGSGYHSPSEISSPSNDNGNFDFEKGKSTAHKHRSKRSNETSMLPSSLNEEDNSKSM